One window of the Rhodothermales bacterium genome contains the following:
- a CDS encoding purine-nucleoside phosphorylase encodes MSDVSRAAAWVRTRMGPAPELGLVLGSGLGDLADIMQDPVVLETASIPDYPASSVQGHSGRLVFGTLEGTQVVFVQGRLHMYEGHDMPAVTFPVRLLAALGVTSMVVTNAAGGVNPAYPPGTLMWITDHINWTFENPMEALLPELAPPVRSSHPYDAAWTESARTVADDLGIATVTGTYIWTRGPNYETPAEIRAFRQLGADAVGMSTVPEVLVAHRLGLSVLGLSTITNPAAGLNTAPLNHEEVLETGRRVKADLSRLVLGIIAARS; translated from the coding sequence ATGAGCGACGTGTCGCGAGCGGCTGCTTGGGTCAGGACGCGCATGGGGCCTGCACCCGAACTGGGCCTTGTGCTCGGATCGGGGCTCGGTGACCTGGCCGATATCATGCAGGATCCCGTGGTCCTGGAAACCGCTTCCATTCCCGACTATCCGGCGTCATCGGTGCAGGGACACTCGGGCCGGCTGGTCTTCGGCACGCTCGAGGGCACCCAGGTCGTCTTTGTCCAGGGACGACTGCACATGTACGAAGGGCATGACATGCCGGCCGTCACGTTCCCTGTCCGTCTCCTGGCCGCCCTCGGTGTTACGTCCATGGTCGTGACGAACGCCGCTGGGGGCGTCAATCCGGCCTATCCGCCCGGCACATTGATGTGGATTACCGATCATATCAATTGGACCTTCGAGAATCCGATGGAAGCCTTGCTTCCTGAGCTCGCGCCGCCGGTGCGTTCCAGCCATCCGTACGATGCCGCTTGGACAGAGAGCGCCCGGACCGTGGCAGATGACCTTGGCATAGCAACAGTGACCGGTACCTACATCTGGACCCGGGGACCGAACTACGAAACGCCGGCCGAAATACGGGCATTCCGGCAACTCGGAGCCGATGCCGTTGGCATGAGCACGGTACCGGAGGTGTTGGTGGCGCATCGTCTGGGGCTTTCCGTGCTCGGCCTGTCCACCATCACGAATCCGGCCGCTGGCCTGAACACCGCCCCGCTGAATCACGAAGAAGTCCTTGAGACGGGTCGTCGCGTCAAAGCCGACCTCTCGCGTCTGGTCCTGGGAATCATCGCGGCCCGCAGTTGA
- a CDS encoding PP2C family protein-serine/threonine phosphatase, which translates to MSPTRKLDTFSLRGTDFVLLLVGILGLAAFALMMPRLHPDSAAVYSLTEDEAIDRANVFLASQGYSVDNLTTSAKLMRDTDLLEQVQRVLGQSDATAFLASGAAAPIPAYFWNLTYRTRDPSAGPDDTFADFDTVFEIQLNLDGAVVGFRNESGTVGSGRLFGSAQFTVNRGALARIVAADTGGVAATRARLAALSDTTLLGHVRFDLARPPGERSSDERLQRLESGQMVLLDSSDVRILLSHHFDRTGLRSVTWRTDSLRTLAGTDGRMAEVTLVSDPPIAGQSIVARTTVTSAGNLGRIDLQFNPGMTNGYGMLASVMQFITVGAWILLVIIFIVVFFRRLMSRLVDVKSAMIDAVIVGTLIGGVAVMGSNGRFVGFDWPLWADILVRIVLFSVVAGGVSLFVFMVSGVTDSLSRDRFPGKLRTMVLFRHGDLQNVPFGTMLIRGMLGGGALLGVAALGMFAFDALQPQIEDTLVSDTFARPVLGVVMAGFAMSWLSTVTLAMSFGVIAHRICDKAWCVIPIVTLGAIILDASPINFHMTVEGLAVSAGFGLLISVLFHRYDLMTMLVALFTSHLLWQLKEGYLVGGIDTWVDLLLASLLLTSVLVFAFIALLGGRSGRDLKEYVPEYVTEMASQERVKREVEIAYQVQANFLPRTMPRIAGLDIAGMCLPANEVGGDYYDFIELDGQRVAFVVGDVSGKGIHASFYMTLVKGILQTLARLELPAAEVMRRLNHLFCINVPSGTFISMIYGILDVQTGTFSFARAGHNPAILRRASENSYKFLRPAGMAIGFSDGKVFDNGIEEMTVILQPGDALVLYTDGFSEAMNSRRDLYGDERLADKVAQVGSKSASAILRLLTEDVHHFIEGMGRSDDMTMVVVKRKAES; encoded by the coding sequence ATGTCGCCGACCCGGAAACTTGATACCTTCAGCCTGCGCGGTACGGATTTCGTGCTGTTGCTGGTCGGTATTCTGGGTCTGGCCGCCTTCGCCCTGATGATGCCGCGGCTGCATCCGGACAGCGCCGCGGTCTATTCCCTCACCGAGGATGAGGCCATTGACCGGGCCAATGTTTTCCTGGCCTCACAGGGCTACAGTGTCGACAACTTGACCACGTCGGCCAAGCTCATGCGCGACACAGACTTGTTGGAACAGGTCCAACGGGTGCTGGGTCAGAGCGACGCCACCGCATTCCTGGCATCCGGCGCGGCGGCACCCATTCCCGCCTATTTCTGGAACCTGACCTATCGTACCCGGGACCCATCTGCCGGTCCGGATGACACTTTTGCGGACTTCGACACGGTATTCGAGATCCAACTGAACCTGGATGGAGCCGTCGTCGGTTTCCGCAACGAGTCGGGGACCGTCGGGTCCGGACGGCTGTTCGGTTCGGCCCAGTTCACGGTCAACCGGGGCGCACTCGCCAGGATTGTGGCGGCCGACACGGGGGGCGTGGCCGCCACGCGTGCACGTCTGGCGGCGTTGTCCGATACGACCCTGCTGGGGCACGTGCGATTCGATCTCGCCCGCCCGCCGGGCGAACGATCATCCGACGAACGCCTGCAGCGCCTGGAGTCCGGACAGATGGTGCTGCTCGATTCCTCCGACGTGCGGATCCTCCTGTCCCATCATTTCGACCGCACGGGACTCCGGAGTGTGACCTGGCGCACGGATTCCCTGAGGACCCTGGCCGGTACCGACGGTCGGATGGCCGAAGTGACCCTGGTGTCTGATCCCCCCATTGCCGGCCAGTCCATTGTGGCCCGAACCACGGTGACCAGCGCAGGCAACCTGGGGCGCATTGACCTTCAGTTCAATCCCGGGATGACCAACGGGTACGGCATGCTGGCATCCGTCATGCAGTTCATTACGGTTGGCGCGTGGATCCTGCTGGTCATCATCTTCATCGTGGTATTCTTCCGTCGATTGATGTCCCGTCTCGTGGACGTCAAGAGTGCCATGATCGATGCCGTGATCGTGGGTACGCTGATCGGCGGCGTGGCGGTCATGGGCAGCAACGGTCGATTCGTCGGTTTCGACTGGCCACTATGGGCCGATATCCTGGTCCGGATTGTTCTCTTTTCCGTCGTCGCAGGGGGCGTATCGCTGTTTGTCTTCATGGTCTCCGGTGTAACGGATTCGCTGTCCCGGGACCGATTCCCGGGCAAGTTGCGGACCATGGTCCTGTTCCGGCATGGCGATCTTCAGAATGTCCCTTTCGGCACCATGCTCATCCGCGGTATGCTCGGGGGCGGGGCACTCCTCGGCGTGGCAGCGCTTGGCATGTTCGCATTTGACGCGTTGCAGCCTCAGATTGAAGACACGTTGGTTTCGGATACGTTTGCCCGACCTGTATTGGGTGTGGTCATGGCCGGTTTCGCCATGTCATGGCTTTCCACCGTGACGCTGGCCATGAGCTTCGGCGTAATTGCCCATCGGATTTGCGACAAGGCCTGGTGCGTCATTCCGATCGTCACTCTGGGCGCCATCATCCTGGATGCGTCGCCCATCAATTTCCATATGACGGTGGAAGGCCTCGCGGTATCGGCCGGCTTCGGGCTGCTGATCAGCGTCCTGTTCCACCGATACGACCTCATGACGATGCTCGTGGCCTTGTTCACGTCGCATCTGCTGTGGCAACTGAAAGAGGGGTACCTGGTCGGCGGCATAGACACCTGGGTGGACCTGCTGCTGGCGTCCCTGTTGCTGACATCTGTCCTGGTATTCGCATTCATCGCACTCCTGGGCGGGCGATCCGGTCGTGACCTGAAAGAATACGTTCCTGAGTACGTGACGGAGATGGCCAGCCAGGAGCGGGTCAAGCGGGAGGTTGAAATTGCCTACCAGGTCCAGGCCAACTTCCTGCCCCGCACCATGCCCCGTATTGCGGGACTGGACATTGCGGGCATGTGTCTTCCGGCCAACGAAGTGGGCGGCGACTATTACGATTTCATCGAACTGGACGGTCAGCGCGTGGCATTCGTGGTCGGAGATGTAAGCGGCAAAGGCATTCACGCATCCTTCTACATGACCCTCGTCAAAGGCATCCTTCAGACCCTCGCCCGCCTGGAATTGCCCGCCGCGGAGGTCATGCGCCGCCTGAACCACCTTTTCTGCATCAACGTGCCGTCGGGGACCTTCATCTCCATGATTTATGGAATACTTGACGTCCAGACAGGCACATTCTCGTTCGCGCGTGCCGGACACAATCCGGCCATCCTGCGACGTGCATCGGAGAACTCGTACAAATTCCTGCGGCCTGCCGGCATGGCCATCGGGTTTTCAGACGGCAAGGTCTTCGACAACGGGATAGAGGAAATGACGGTCATCCTGCAACCCGGCGACGCCCTCGTTCTGTATACGGACGGATTTTCCGAGGCCATGAACTCCAGGCGTGACCTGTATGGGGATGAACGCCTGGCTGACAAGGTAGCCCAGGTGGGCTCCAAGTCGGCCTCGGCCATCCTTCGGCTGTTGACGGAGGATGTCCATCATTTCATTGAAGGCATGGGCCGGTCCGATGACATGACGATGGTGGTGGTCAAGCGGAAGGCGGAATCATGA
- a CDS encoding RecX family transcriptional regulator, with translation MSIGRIKPIQRTPPPDAGGTITRLVWQRKDANRCSIYLDDAFAFGIHVDLIASHGLRKGRTLTVQECAELLEEDLYFRSRSRIMRFLEYRPRSEREVRQRLAQLDVPPETTERLIRMLLDTGLLDDAAFGRMYARSRLGKYGPARVRMDLMRKGIRPADADHILASLIQEVDLDARLDDLMEKADVRYRRESDDRIRERKIIRWLAGRGYRVDTIREAIRRNAEKS, from the coding sequence ATGTCCATCGGGCGCATAAAACCCATCCAGCGCACCCCTCCCCCGGACGCGGGCGGGACCATAACGAGGCTGGTCTGGCAACGCAAGGATGCCAACCGGTGCTCCATTTACCTGGATGATGCCTTCGCTTTCGGCATTCATGTGGATCTCATTGCATCCCACGGACTCCGGAAAGGAAGGACATTGACGGTACAGGAATGCGCCGAGTTGCTGGAGGAGGACCTGTATTTCCGGAGCCGGTCCCGCATCATGCGCTTCCTGGAGTATCGCCCCCGGTCCGAACGGGAGGTCCGCCAGCGTCTGGCTCAGCTCGACGTGCCCCCGGAAACAACGGAACGACTCATCCGCATGCTCCTGGATACCGGATTGTTGGACGATGCTGCGTTCGGCCGGATGTATGCCCGTTCGCGACTGGGCAAATACGGACCGGCACGGGTACGCATGGATTTGATGCGGAAAGGGATACGTCCCGCCGACGCCGATCATATCCTGGCGTCGCTCATTCAGGAAGTTGACCTCGACGCACGGCTCGATGACCTCATGGAGAAGGCGGACGTCCGATACCGCCGCGAATCCGATGACCGGATCCGGGAGCGCAAGATCATCCGGTGGCTGGCCGGACGGGGGTATCGCGTGGACACCATCCGGGAGGCCATTCGGCGGAACGCAGAAAAAAGCTGA